Genomic window (Alligator mississippiensis isolate rAllMis1 chromosome 7, rAllMis1, whole genome shotgun sequence):
TCCCCCAATGCCTCTGCTTATGTTTGCCCATCCATCCTTGGCCCTGCAGGCCCCAAGGCTGGCTCAGTGGCTGGCTCCCCGCCTGGCGCCCCACGTCCATGTCCCACCTCAAGAATGTGGAGGCCCGGATCATGCAATGTGAgtgtccctcttcccccccccccccccccccccccccccccagatagggatgggggcagaggagggaaagTGAAGATGccatccccatctctctcttGGGGGCTCTTTTTAGAGTTCCCCTTAGGGCAACCAGCAGTGGGGCAGCTGTGAGAGTTATGGGTGCATCAGGTTAGGGCTGAAGAgtagggagggatggggggagcatgtgggccttggggatggggaggggatgtCCTGTGGGAGGACTGGGAGTAGGGCTTGGGCTAGgctgggcaggggtctgtgggacCAGGGGTTGGTGGTGGGGCCTGAGGTGTGCCCTCTCTGGAGAGGTGTTGGCACTTGAGGGGATAGGATTGCCTGGAGGGGTCTGTCTTCCaacagggaggagggtgggggaccTGGGATACTCTGGGCTTTGGCTTTAGGGGACCCTTCCTTCATGGGGGCAGTAGACAGCCTGGGGGGGCTGAGGAGAGAGTCCAGTGTTGGGTAGAGGGCCCTGGGGGCAGGTACCTCTATGGTGTTGGGCACTGAGCAGCAGGATTGCCTATAGGGGGTGCCAAGGGTGGGCAGAACTGGAGCGATTTGGGacaaagggctgggctggggaaaacATATTTGGtggagcagcagcaatgggcctggaggaagagacctcacaaagGGCTAGAGTGGAGAAAGGCCTCTGTAGGGGGCTGGGATGCGGGGGCCTAGGCCTGGCTGAtgctcccctctgccctcctgctgcaCCCCACAGGCCTGCGGAGCCCGTTCATGGGACGCTACGTGACTCTGCCAAACCGAGCGCGAATTTGGACTGTGTCTCTGCGCCCGGAGCGGGATGAGAGCCGGACCCCGCTGGTGCTGCTGCATGGATTCGGGGGTGGCGTGGGGCTCTGGGTGCTGAACCTGGACGCCCTGGGTGCCCGGCGGTCCCTGCACGCCTTCGACCTGCTGGGCTTTGGGCGCAGCTCCCGGCCACCCTTCCCCCATGATGCCCAGGAGGCTGAGGATGCCTTTGTGGGCTCCATTGAGGCCTGGCGCCAAGAGATGGGCCTCAGCAGCATGATCCTGCTGGGGCACAGCCTGGGCGGCTTCCTGGCTGCCTCTTACAGCCTGCAGTACCCTGAGAGGTGAGACACACCCCTGAATCCCCCTGGCTATGGGCCACCACACCCAGACCAGGAGCCCCCTTGTCCAGCATCATGTGCTCCCATGCCTGCCATGGTCTGTGCTTGCTGGAGAGAGGAATCCaggccctctgcctccccattgCCATTACAGGGGGATGTATAGGGAATGGGGGCACCTGGCCCCCTACCCCAGAGTCCTGGCACTTCAAGGGGCgtccagccccctggtcctgTGTTTGGGGTCACAACTCTGTGGGGTATGTCAggagtggcatgggcactgtTACCGCCCTGGGTTGGGGTCGCTGCCTGGGGAAGAGTGTGGTGAGGCGGTTGGGGTCACTCCACATCTCCTCCTCTTTGCTGGGGTAATGAGGGAGGGGACAATAGAAGCTGGTGGGGGAACGTCATGATGATGGAGAGGGGACGCCTCTGATCCTCTGTGTGCTTCCTCCTTGGCTTAGGGTGAAGCACCTCATCCTGGTGGACCCGTGGGGCTTCCCAGTGCGGCCCGCTGACCCCAGCCAGACCCGCGCTCCCCCTACCTGGGTGAAGGCcgttgctgctgtcctggggcgTTCCAACCCCCTGGCTGTGCTGAGGGTCGCCGGCCCCTGGGGtgagatgctggggccaggggcactgGGGACGGGGTGGGAGCTGTATCTTGGGGTCAGGCTTGCCCCCAATCCTCTTgctctgcctgtctgtccatccagGCCCCAGCCTCGTCCAGCGCTTCCGGCCTGACTTCAAGCAGAAGTTTGCAGAGTTCTTTGAAGATGACACCATCTCTGAGTACATCTACCACTGCAATGCCCAGACACCCAGGTGAGAGGCTGAGGGTCAGGGGTGGGACTTGAACCCTTGTGGTGGCTGTTGTGCTACCAGCTTCCAGGAGGGGCATGGGATGGGAGCCAAAAGTCCAGGCCAGTGCACCAAGGACCTgtcccagagcctggcaggggtggaaacccaggtgtctgagAGGGACAAGAGACCCCGGATATA
Coding sequences:
- the ABHD4 gene encoding (Lyso)-N-acylphosphatidylethanolamine lipase isoform X1; the encoded protein is MEEDAEEQPQGWLSGWLPAWRPTSMSHLKNVEARIMQCLRSPFMGRYVTLPNRARIWTVSLRPERDESRTPLVLLHGFGGGVGLWVLNLDALGARRSLHAFDLLGFGRSSRPPFPHDAQEAEDAFVGSIEAWRQEMGLSSMILLGHSLGGFLAASYSLQYPERVKHLILVDPWGFPVRPADPSQTRAPPTWVKAVAAVLGRSNPLAVLRVAGPWGPSLVQRFRPDFKQKFAEFFEDDTISEYIYHCNAQTPSGEAGFKAMTQALGWARRPMLERIHLLPTALPITLIYGAESWIDTSTGRRVMELRPGSYVRHLAIAGASHHVYADQPAAFNAAVREICDAVD
- the ABHD4 gene encoding (Lyso)-N-acylphosphatidylethanolamine lipase isoform X2 — its product is MSHLKNVEARIMQCLRSPFMGRYVTLPNRARIWTVSLRPERDESRTPLVLLHGFGGGVGLWVLNLDALGARRSLHAFDLLGFGRSSRPPFPHDAQEAEDAFVGSIEAWRQEMGLSSMILLGHSLGGFLAASYSLQYPERVKHLILVDPWGFPVRPADPSQTRAPPTWVKAVAAVLGRSNPLAVLRVAGPWGPSLVQRFRPDFKQKFAEFFEDDTISEYIYHCNAQTPSGEAGFKAMTQALGWARRPMLERIHLLPTALPITLIYGAESWIDTSTGRRVMELRPGSYVRHLAIAGASHHVYADQPAAFNAAVREICDAVD